One segment of Desulfovibrio sp. JC010 DNA contains the following:
- a CDS encoding transketolase family protein, whose protein sequence is MRKACLEQVYQLAKKDERVVFIGSDLGAGTLSHFQEEMPERFFMEGIAEAHAVGMGCGLAHEGKVVYINTIQSFLTRRCYEQLLLDACLHNLNVRFIGNGGGLVYAPLGPTHWATEDISILRVIPNLTVLSPADAKEMNRLMPHTLDHQGPIFIRLAKGYDPIVTEEKSFEFGKAYSYREGKDVLLMGCGVMLGIMKQAGDLLAAQGIEASILHLPTIKPLDSEAIVSKARETRAVITVEENTVLGGLGSAVAEILAEACLPNPLRMKRIGLPDSFSENYGSQLQHFAHNGLTAENIVVETKKLLK, encoded by the coding sequence ATGCGTAAAGCTTGTCTGGAACAGGTCTACCAACTGGCAAAAAAAGATGAACGGGTAGTTTTTATCGGCTCGGATCTCGGTGCGGGTACCCTCTCTCATTTTCAGGAAGAGATGCCGGAACGTTTCTTCATGGAAGGCATTGCCGAAGCACACGCTGTGGGCATGGGCTGCGGGCTGGCTCATGAGGGTAAGGTGGTCTACATTAATACCATCCAAAGTTTTCTGACCAGACGCTGCTATGAACAGTTGCTGCTCGATGCCTGCCTGCACAACCTCAATGTGCGATTCATCGGAAACGGCGGAGGACTGGTTTACGCCCCGCTGGGGCCCACACACTGGGCCACCGAAGATATTTCCATCCTGCGGGTCATCCCCAACCTGACCGTACTTTCCCCGGCAGATGCCAAGGAAATGAATCGGCTCATGCCGCACACCCTCGATCATCAGGGACCGATTTTCATACGCCTTGCCAAAGGCTACGACCCCATTGTCACCGAAGAAAAATCTTTCGAATTCGGTAAGGCATACTCCTATCGCGAAGGCAAAGACGTGCTGCTCATGGGCTGCGGGGTCATGCTGGGAATTATGAAACAGGCTGGAGATCTGCTGGCCGCGCAAGGAATAGAAGCCTCAATACTGCATCTGCCGACCATCAAACCGCTGGACTCCGAAGCCATAGTCTCCAAAGCGCGGGAAACACGGGCGGTAATCACCGTAGAAGAAAACACCGTGCTCGGCGGACTCGGCAGCGCAGTGGCGGAAATCCTCGCTGAAGCCTGCCTGCCCAACCCGCTGCGCATGAAACGGATCGGGCTGCCGGATTCCTTCAGCGAAAACTACGGCTCTCAATTGCAGCACTTCGCCCATAACGGGCTGACCGCTGAAAATATTGTTGTAGAAACAAAAAAACTTTTAAAATAA
- a CDS encoding transketolase, with product MDQRSKQLRKKIVDVLHHAGRGHVGPSMSLVEMLRVLYDSVLKYDPANPLLPERDRFILSKGHGCLALYVLLAEKGFISEKELFSFCSFEGLVGGHPTTKTPGVEFATGSLGHGLPFAVGVAAALKIDNSASRVFTVLGDGECGEGSVWEAAMSAARQKLSNLTAIVDYNKLQSYGPTEDISGLEPFADKWEAFGFAVREVDGHDVPELKNAFADLPFEKDKPSVIICHTVKGKGIPAAENNPTWHHKTKMSAEDHAMIIKGIEDYHA from the coding sequence TTGGACCAGCGTTCTAAGCAGCTCAGAAAAAAAATCGTGGACGTGCTCCACCATGCCGGGCGGGGCCATGTCGGGCCGTCCATGTCTCTGGTGGAAATGTTGCGCGTTCTTTATGATTCGGTTTTAAAATATGATCCCGCCAACCCGCTTCTGCCTGAGCGGGACCGCTTCATTCTCAGCAAGGGACACGGCTGTCTGGCCCTGTACGTGCTGCTGGCGGAAAAGGGATTCATCAGTGAAAAAGAGTTGTTCAGTTTCTGTTCCTTTGAAGGACTCGTAGGCGGGCATCCCACCACCAAAACTCCGGGAGTGGAGTTTGCCACCGGAAGCCTCGGACATGGTTTACCTTTTGCGGTGGGCGTTGCTGCTGCACTTAAAATCGACAATTCGGCAAGCCGTGTTTTTACTGTACTCGGCGACGGGGAATGCGGAGAAGGTTCAGTCTGGGAAGCAGCCATGAGCGCGGCCCGCCAAAAACTCTCCAACCTGACCGCCATTGTGGATTACAACAAGCTGCAATCCTACGGTCCCACTGAAGATATCTCCGGACTGGAACCTTTTGCCGACAAATGGGAAGCTTTCGGATTTGCTGTACGTGAGGTTGACGGACACGATGTCCCGGAACTGAAAAATGCTTTCGCGGACCTTCCTTTTGAAAAAGACAAACCGTCAGTCATTATCTGTCATACCGTTAAGGGCAAGGGCATACCTGCCGCAGAAAACAATCCCACCTGGCACCACAAAACAAAGATGTCAGCAGAAGATCACGCCATGATTATTAAGGGCATCGAGGATTACCATGCGTAA
- a CDS encoding class I SAM-dependent methyltransferase, with protein sequence MAKQLNLITPLHTSTNRDYLERMNDSKVECMLKAKEYEFDYWDGDRRYGYGGYRYIEGYWTPVAEGLIETYGLQKGSRILDVGCGKAFLLYELHKLGMDVHGFDISRHGLAGAKDEIRDKLFTHRAEEPYPYADGEFDLVISINSLHNLPVFNLKKALGEMERVAQNKFLCVESFRNEQELFNLQCWALTCESFFSKEEWTWIFKNFSYSGDYEFIYFE encoded by the coding sequence ATGGCAAAACAACTCAACCTGATCACCCCGCTGCACACTTCCACCAACCGCGATTACTTGGAACGTATGAACGATTCCAAAGTGGAATGCATGCTCAAGGCCAAAGAATATGAATTTGACTATTGGGACGGAGACCGCCGCTACGGCTATGGCGGCTACCGCTATATTGAAGGATACTGGACTCCGGTGGCAGAGGGGTTGATCGAGACATACGGCCTGCAAAAAGGTTCCCGCATTCTGGATGTTGGTTGCGGCAAAGCATTCCTGCTCTATGAACTGCATAAGCTGGGCATGGATGTGCACGGCTTTGATATTTCCAGACATGGACTGGCCGGGGCCAAAGATGAAATCCGGGACAAATTGTTCACCCACCGGGCCGAAGAACCGTATCCATATGCGGACGGGGAATTTGATCTGGTGATTTCCATCAACTCTCTGCACAATCTGCCCGTTTTTAATCTCAAAAAAGCACTTGGAGAAATGGAAAGGGTCGCGCAAAATAAATTTCTGTGCGTGGAAAGCTTCCGCAATGAGCAGGAATTATTCAACCTGCAATGCTGGGCCCTGACCTGCGAATCGTTTTTCAGTAAAGAAGAATGGACATGGATTTTTAAAAATTTCAGCTACAGCGGCGATTACGAATTCATCTATTTTGAATAA
- a CDS encoding radical SAM protein, giving the protein MQLYTNLKIFHYQDKLDSLPREADRVEAPIHIRIKPTNGCNHSCSYCAYRNPELQLGQDMSIADRIPTLKMKEIVADCIDMGVKAVTFSGGGEPLCYPQLSATARDLAEGGVSIATLTNGGLLRDEIAEIFSSMGTWIRISMDGWDGPSYSRFRSVPEDEFSKVMDNIKNFKKLNGKCFLGVSYIINRDNADHVYEMGSKLKDAGVDSIKFSPCVVSNDGHENNRYHAPVFGKIKEQTQRAKEDLHDKECEIFDAYHELDEKFGKPYTWCPNLQIQPVIGADQRVYTCHDKAYNLDSGVLGSIAEQSFKDFWQGNPDKFYKINPGRDCKHHCVANRTNKLIHEYLNVNPDHLPFV; this is encoded by the coding sequence ATGCAGCTTTATACCAATCTGAAAATTTTCCACTATCAGGACAAGCTCGATTCCCTGCCCCGCGAAGCAGACCGGGTTGAAGCTCCCATCCACATCCGCATAAAACCCACCAACGGTTGCAACCACAGCTGTTCTTATTGTGCCTACCGCAATCCGGAACTGCAGCTGGGGCAGGATATGTCCATTGCCGACCGCATCCCGACCCTGAAAATGAAAGAAATCGTAGCCGACTGTATTGATATGGGCGTAAAAGCGGTCACCTTCAGCGGCGGCGGAGAACCGCTCTGCTACCCGCAGCTGTCCGCAACCGCCCGTGACCTTGCCGAGGGCGGTGTCAGCATTGCCACACTGACCAACGGCGGACTGCTCAGGGACGAAATTGCCGAAATATTTTCCTCCATGGGCACGTGGATAAGAATATCCATGGATGGCTGGGACGGCCCCAGCTATTCCCGGTTCCGCTCCGTGCCGGAAGATGAATTTTCCAAAGTCATGGACAATATTAAAAATTTTAAAAAGCTGAACGGAAAATGCTTTCTGGGCGTCAGCTATATCATCAACCGCGATAATGCCGACCATGTTTATGAAATGGGCAGTAAACTGAAAGATGCGGGGGTGGATAGCATTAAATTCTCTCCCTGCGTGGTCAGTAACGACGGACACGAGAATAATCGCTACCATGCTCCGGTATTCGGCAAAATCAAGGAACAGACCCAGCGGGCCAAGGAAGATCTGCATGATAAAGAGTGTGAAATTTTTGATGCCTACCACGAACTGGATGAAAAATTCGGCAAACCGTACACATGGTGCCCCAACCTCCAGATTCAGCCGGTTATCGGTGCTGACCAGCGGGTCTACACCTGCCACGATAAAGCCTACAACCTTGATTCCGGAGTGCTGGGTTCCATAGCCGAGCAGAGCTTCAAAGATTTCTGGCAGGGCAACCCGGATAAATTCTACAAAATCAATCCCGGCCGGGACTGCAAACACCATTGTGTAGCCAACCGGACCAACAAACTCATCCACGAATACCTCAACGTCAACCCCGACCACCTGCCTTTTGTCTAG
- a CDS encoding sugar nucleotide-binding protein, translated as MKILVIGDGSLGNAIAGQIRQNGHEVIQTSRKNPVLIHFELKDEPKFTNLPNADWAVIGAGISGYRECADHPESRTINVDRTIELCKALLKRGTKILYPSSTAVFDGEKAMPAPKESTCPATEYGRQKTDVENFLRKFPGQTAIVRLTKLLDRKTPLISGWLDDLAAGNKITPFSDLSIAPVLFEDAALGCCRIMEADADGIFHCSGPQEISYLEFGRKLCSQAGFDNTLIEPASCMNFLNYCPKHSALETAETEELIGFKFPHAQQVIEELLCRRCLLCGSTELRFFEQYNSFPGITSDCKPWPRAGEFMICKECGHPQKKLSPQWFKDINGIYSGYEMYPLSAGNEPLIFDEHGKGSPRSGILMDKLISALSLPEKGSVLDVGCGNGSLLQQFHMRRPKWNLYGHEQSEQREEILHLQGVQSFYSGPLKNIGQKFDLITMTYVIEHLVDPVDVLKQLGGLLREGGQIMIHTSSFADNPFDLMVCDHCSHFTPETLEFMAAQAGLKITAKTDPWLTKEIGFTARKSNGRQIRPKQGTAIQSLAEKLRWLDQLARKAEQISTKQETGIFGTAVAGTWLGAVLKGNVSFFVDEDPGKQGQRHMGLPIISPADIPAGAVVVMGFNKKLGTHIAKRIQAEHPFIDFLISDE; from the coding sequence ATGAAGATTCTGGTTATCGGAGACGGTTCGCTAGGCAATGCGATTGCCGGTCAAATCCGGCAAAACGGGCATGAAGTTATCCAGACTTCGCGCAAAAATCCGGTGCTTATCCATTTCGAACTAAAAGATGAACCAAAGTTCACCAATCTACCCAATGCTGACTGGGCAGTGATCGGAGCCGGAATTTCAGGTTACAGGGAGTGTGCAGATCATCCCGAATCCCGGACCATCAATGTGGACCGGACCATAGAACTATGCAAAGCATTGCTCAAACGAGGAACTAAGATACTCTACCCCTCCAGTACCGCTGTTTTTGACGGGGAAAAAGCTATGCCCGCCCCGAAAGAGTCCACCTGCCCGGCTACGGAGTATGGACGCCAGAAAACCGATGTGGAAAATTTCCTGCGCAAATTCCCCGGACAGACGGCCATTGTGCGGCTGACCAAACTTCTGGACCGCAAGACCCCGCTCATCTCCGGCTGGCTGGATGACCTTGCCGCAGGGAATAAAATCACTCCCTTCAGCGACCTGAGCATAGCCCCGGTTCTTTTTGAAGACGCAGCACTGGGGTGCTGCCGGATTATGGAAGCGGACGCAGACGGCATATTTCATTGTTCCGGCCCGCAGGAAATCAGCTATCTTGAATTCGGACGTAAACTGTGCTCACAGGCCGGATTCGACAACACACTGATTGAGCCTGCCAGTTGCATGAATTTTCTGAACTACTGCCCGAAACACTCTGCGCTGGAGACAGCAGAGACAGAAGAGCTGATCGGGTTTAAATTTCCCCATGCGCAGCAGGTAATTGAGGAACTGCTTTGCCGCCGCTGCCTGCTCTGTGGAAGCACTGAACTCCGTTTTTTTGAACAATACAATTCCTTTCCCGGCATAACTTCGGACTGCAAGCCGTGGCCGCGGGCAGGAGAATTCATGATCTGCAAGGAGTGCGGACACCCACAGAAGAAGCTTTCCCCCCAATGGTTCAAAGATATCAACGGCATTTATTCCGGATATGAAATGTATCCGCTGAGTGCCGGGAATGAGCCGCTGATCTTTGATGAGCACGGTAAAGGCAGCCCCCGTAGCGGAATCCTGATGGACAAACTTATTTCAGCCCTGTCCTTGCCGGAGAAAGGCTCCGTGCTTGATGTGGGCTGCGGCAACGGCTCCCTGCTGCAACAATTTCATATGCGCCGCCCCAAATGGAATCTCTATGGACACGAACAGTCGGAACAAAGAGAAGAAATACTTCATTTGCAGGGAGTACAAAGCTTCTACTCAGGTCCGCTGAAAAACATCGGGCAGAAATTTGATCTGATCACCATGACCTATGTGATCGAACATCTTGTTGATCCGGTCGACGTACTCAAACAGCTTGGGGGGCTTTTACGCGAGGGCGGGCAGATAATGATCCATACCTCATCATTTGCGGACAACCCCTTTGATCTTATGGTCTGTGACCACTGCTCCCACTTCACACCGGAAACACTGGAATTTATGGCTGCGCAGGCAGGACTGAAGATCACTGCGAAAACAGACCCATGGCTGACTAAAGAAATAGGATTCACCGCCCGCAAATCAAATGGACGCCAAATCCGGCCGAAGCAGGGAACCGCAATACAAAGTCTGGCAGAAAAACTCCGCTGGCTTGACCAACTGGCCCGTAAAGCAGAGCAAATAAGTACTAAACAGGAAACAGGAATTTTCGGAACCGCTGTGGCCGGGACATGGCTGGGTGCGGTCCTCAAAGGCAATGTCTCATTTTTCGTTGACGAAGATCCGGGCAAACAGGGACAAAGACACATGGGGTTGCCCATTATAAGTCCGGCAGATATTCCGGCTGGGGCAGTAGTGGTAATGGGCTTTAATAAAAAACTGGGGACACACATCGCAAAGCGGATTCAGGCAGAACACCCTTTTATTGATTTTTTAATTTCAGATGAATAA